A single region of the Candidatus Protochlamydia amoebophila UWE25 genome encodes:
- the murD gene encoding UDP-N-acetylmuramoyl-L-alanine--D-glutamate ligase, with product MPIENYFGKKALIIGLGVSGRAAASFLQTSGVKVLGVDRDYLQLENQPEILELKAKGLVIQADCETIDLKTFDLIVVSPGIPSNHPLIKKAHEHKKEVIGEIELGCRASCHSIIGVTGTNGKTTVTLLITHILNANGLKAKALGNVGTPLTREILTLDFQEIAVLELSSYQLDTFQQQVLDEAVVLNITPDHLERYETMENYAKSKFQIGKCLKKSGKLFVERKAAVEYQHLLNFPHSTYGYLPSCHTYTDLCSVFLEGMQQFELPLEWQGKENHDLENLLAAYAICARRGIKPQQFLQALKTFQKPSHRVEFVLEKNGIHFYDDSKGTNIDAVMRAVQSINRPVFLIAGGVDKGASYVAWLNVFKGHVKKVYAIGQAANKIQKELSLHIRVQIEANLDDAVKQAYQDAKEGDAVLLSPGCASFDMFKDYIHRGEEFKRLVKLL from the coding sequence ATGCCGATAGAAAATTACTTTGGGAAAAAAGCGCTCATCATTGGATTAGGGGTAAGTGGAAGAGCCGCGGCTTCTTTCTTGCAAACATCTGGAGTAAAAGTTTTAGGGGTGGATCGAGATTATCTTCAATTGGAAAATCAACCTGAAATTTTAGAACTGAAAGCAAAGGGATTGGTAATTCAAGCGGATTGTGAAACTATTGATTTAAAAACATTTGATTTAATCGTCGTTTCTCCTGGAATTCCTTCAAATCACCCTTTAATTAAAAAAGCGCACGAACATAAAAAAGAGGTAATCGGAGAAATTGAATTGGGATGCCGCGCGTCTTGTCATTCGATTATTGGTGTGACAGGAACTAATGGCAAAACAACGGTCACTTTATTAATTACACATATTTTGAATGCAAATGGATTAAAAGCTAAAGCTTTAGGTAATGTAGGGACTCCCTTAACAAGAGAAATTTTAACACTCGATTTTCAAGAAATTGCCGTTTTGGAGCTTAGCTCCTATCAGCTTGACACTTTTCAACAACAGGTTTTGGACGAAGCTGTTGTTTTGAATATCACTCCTGATCATTTAGAGCGCTATGAGACAATGGAAAACTATGCAAAATCGAAATTTCAAATTGGAAAATGTTTAAAAAAATCGGGAAAATTATTTGTCGAGAGGAAAGCTGCCGTCGAATACCAGCATCTTTTAAATTTTCCTCATTCGACGTATGGTTATTTACCTTCTTGTCATACTTATACAGATTTATGCTCGGTCTTCTTAGAAGGAATGCAGCAGTTTGAGTTACCGCTAGAATGGCAAGGGAAAGAAAATCATGATCTAGAAAATCTCTTAGCTGCCTATGCCATTTGCGCACGACGAGGAATTAAACCTCAGCAATTTTTACAGGCTTTAAAGACTTTTCAAAAGCCCTCGCATCGTGTCGAGTTTGTTTTAGAAAAGAATGGGATTCATTTTTATGATGATAGCAAAGGAACGAATATTGATGCGGTTATGCGAGCTGTACAATCGATCAATCGTCCTGTATTTTTGATCGCTGGAGGAGTGGATAAAGGGGCTTCTTATGTGGCTTGGTTAAATGTTTTTAAAGGTCATGTAAAAAAAGTTTATGCCATAGGGCAAGCGGCAAATAAAATTCAAAAAGAATTATCACTGCATATTAGAGTGCAAATCGAAGCAAATTTAGATGACGCTGTCAAGCAGGCTTATCAGGATGCTAAAGAAGGAGACGCTGTTTTACTCTCTCCCGGTTGTGCAAGTTTTGATATGTTTAAAGATTATATCCATCGTGGAGAAGAGTTTAAAAGGCTCGTAAAACTTCTATAA
- the mraY gene encoding phospho-N-acetylmuramoyl-pentapeptide-transferase — translation MILFAIDYLERVWTLKVPSVFSYYSTRMILAAITSLLLSIFLGPYFIRKLYELKIGQSIRKEDCPLLGQLHEKKQNTPTMGGILILSSMLVSLVLWMDLTHIFTLILFVTTVFLGLIGGRDDYLKLKYKNTKGMSARGKLFFQFVLSAAIASYFLLSSVNEMFEKWTWFQPPVIKEQIVVKNSETLQEMPSQTKSISLKEYASRLYIPFFKEPVVTFGGISLILMAFFIFFVITGSSNAANLTDGLDGLLAGCLVTAAGSLCLIAFVSNHVDIARYLNILYIEGSGEIAIYLCALIGASLGFLWYNGYPAQVFMGDTGSLTLGGILGVSAVLLRREFLLGIVGGIFVAEALSVILQVASYRLRNKKRIFLCAPLHHHFEYKGWPETKVVIRFWIMSLLFAIIGIASLKFQ, via the coding sequence ATGATTTTGTTTGCAATTGATTACTTGGAAAGGGTTTGGACTCTAAAAGTTCCAAGCGTCTTTAGTTATTATTCTACAAGAATGATTCTTGCCGCAATTACTTCTCTTCTATTGAGTATTTTTTTAGGGCCTTATTTTATCCGTAAACTTTATGAGTTAAAAATCGGTCAGTCAATTCGAAAAGAAGATTGCCCCTTGCTGGGACAATTACATGAGAAGAAACAAAACACTCCCACAATGGGAGGAATTCTTATTCTTTCTTCTATGTTGGTTTCATTAGTTTTATGGATGGATTTAACACATATTTTCACACTCATTTTGTTTGTCACAACTGTATTTTTAGGTTTGATTGGAGGAAGAGACGATTATCTCAAATTGAAATATAAAAATACCAAAGGGATGTCAGCACGAGGAAAATTATTTTTTCAATTTGTTTTATCCGCTGCAATTGCTTCTTATTTTTTATTGAGTTCAGTTAATGAAATGTTTGAGAAGTGGACATGGTTTCAACCTCCCGTAATTAAAGAGCAGATTGTTGTTAAAAATTCTGAAACTTTACAAGAGATGCCTTCTCAAACTAAAAGCATTAGTTTGAAAGAATACGCTTCGAGACTCTACATTCCCTTTTTTAAAGAGCCTGTTGTTACGTTTGGAGGTATTTCTCTTATTCTCATGGCTTTTTTCATTTTTTTTGTGATCACAGGATCTTCAAATGCCGCTAATTTGACCGATGGCTTAGATGGATTGTTGGCTGGTTGTTTGGTTACAGCGGCAGGATCCCTTTGCTTGATCGCTTTTGTTTCCAATCATGTGGATATTGCTCGTTACCTCAACATCCTTTACATCGAAGGAAGTGGAGAAATAGCCATTTATCTTTGCGCCTTAATCGGAGCAAGCTTAGGATTTTTATGGTATAATGGTTATCCTGCACAAGTCTTTATGGGAGATACAGGTTCTTTGACATTAGGGGGAATTTTAGGCGTCTCAGCAGTGCTGTTGCGCAGAGAGTTTCTTTTAGGGATTGTTGGAGGGATTTTTGTTGCCGAAGCACTTTCCGTTATTCTTCAAGTGGCTAGCTATCGACTTAGAAATAAAAAAAGAATTTTCCTTTGTGCGCCTTTGCATCATCATTTCGAATATAAAGGATGGCCCGAAACTAAAGTTGTGATTCGATTTTGGATCATGAGTTTACTCTTTGCTATCATTGGCATTGCCTCTTTAAAATTTCAATAA
- the ftsW gene encoding putative lipid II flippase FtsW, with translation MTFYRSLLLFCVASIFAMGLVMIFNTTSAEVLDLALNKSTHQALLKQIFYCLIGLILAGCVWHLGYQKVISFSPYLLVFFCFLLVLTLIPGLGKEVNGSRRWIGVAGFFFQPSEFVKYIVPAYFIYRMENIEGESLGLKDFLKLIAQVGTPIFLILIEPNNGTAGVIGLVVIVMCVMTKIRFKYWALPLMCFMVIGAISAYHLPYVSARLKVYLHPELDLRGKGHQPYQAKIAAGSGQLLGRGPGNSLQKLSYLPEAQNDYIAAIYAEEFGFIGVTALVILYMIIGYVGFYIAHISSDRRGFYFATAITFLICFQAFMNLGVVSGLLPSTGLNLPFFSQGGTSLMANIAGLGLLLNIAHQRSQVCLNGL, from the coding sequence ATGACATTTTATCGGTCGTTACTATTATTTTGTGTGGCTTCGATCTTCGCGATGGGGCTAGTTATGATTTTTAATACCACTTCAGCAGAAGTTTTAGATCTTGCGCTTAATAAAAGTACCCATCAGGCCTTATTAAAACAAATTTTTTATTGTTTGATAGGATTAATCTTAGCTGGTTGTGTATGGCATTTGGGGTATCAGAAGGTCATTAGTTTTAGTCCCTATTTGTTAGTTTTTTTCTGTTTTTTACTTGTTCTGACACTTATTCCAGGTTTAGGTAAAGAAGTTAATGGATCAAGGAGATGGATTGGTGTTGCAGGATTTTTTTTCCAACCTTCCGAATTTGTTAAATACATTGTTCCGGCTTATTTTATCTATCGAATGGAAAATATAGAGGGGGAATCGCTAGGGTTAAAAGACTTTCTTAAACTGATCGCTCAAGTAGGAACCCCTATTTTCCTTATCTTAATAGAACCTAATAATGGGACGGCGGGTGTGATAGGCCTTGTTGTCATAGTCATGTGTGTGATGACAAAAATTCGATTTAAATATTGGGCTCTTCCACTGATGTGTTTTATGGTGATTGGTGCAATTTCTGCTTATCATCTTCCTTACGTATCAGCAAGGTTAAAAGTTTATCTTCATCCGGAACTAGATTTGAGAGGTAAAGGCCATCAACCTTATCAAGCAAAAATAGCTGCAGGTTCTGGGCAATTGTTAGGAAGAGGGCCTGGGAATAGTTTGCAGAAATTAAGTTATCTTCCCGAAGCACAAAATGATTATATTGCGGCTATTTACGCGGAAGAGTTTGGCTTTATAGGTGTAACAGCTTTAGTGATTCTTTATATGATTATTGGTTACGTGGGATTTTATATTGCTCATATTTCTTCAGACAGAAGAGGTTTTTATTTTGCGACGGCCATTACTTTTTTAATCTGTTTTCAAGCTTTTATGAATCTTGGAGTTGTGTCTGGTTTATTGCCAAGTACAGGATTAAATCTTCCTTTTTTTAGCCAAGGTGGGACTTCATTAATGGCTAACATCGCAGGTCTCGGACTGTTATTAAATATTGCTCATCAGAGGAGTCAAGTATGTCTAAACGGTTTATGA
- the murG gene encoding undecaprenyldiphospho-muramoylpentapeptide beta-N-acetylglucosaminyltransferase, translating to MSKRFMITAGGTGGHIFPAQGLAQELIKKTYSSSILFVAGGLSTNKYFDRSIFPFQEVSASPLFSKNPFKLLKGVFNLLRGVWQSIRIIRKFKPDVVVGFGSYYTVPPLLAAKILRIPIVLHEANSIPGKANKWLASMAWRVGIHFPFTATLLKGNTIEVGMPLREGYQLDQIDKIEALSYFGLSKNNSTLLVFGGSQGALAINRLMRNLANTWKNTPIQIIHITGSIQEADELKIFYANYQVKASVKAFEKNMHLAWRAAEVFISRSGASTIAEAMEFEVPGILIPYPHATDHHQDKNADFFVDIVKGGIKIVEEKAKPEIVLKSIQLLIDPIALDKRKSAIHSYKCRPDRTTLCELVLDTSELKSLHKAPQKRK from the coding sequence ATGTCTAAACGGTTTATGATTACAGCTGGTGGGACGGGGGGGCATATTTTTCCTGCTCAAGGATTAGCACAAGAACTCATCAAAAAAACCTATTCTTCCTCTATTTTGTTTGTTGCGGGCGGCCTTTCAACAAATAAATATTTTGATCGCTCCATTTTCCCTTTTCAAGAAGTTTCTGCAAGTCCACTCTTTTCTAAAAATCCTTTTAAATTATTAAAAGGTGTTTTTAATCTTTTAAGAGGCGTTTGGCAAAGTATTCGAATTATTAGAAAATTTAAACCAGATGTTGTTGTTGGATTTGGAAGTTACTATACAGTGCCTCCTTTACTTGCAGCAAAAATTCTCCGTATTCCAATTGTTTTGCATGAAGCAAATAGTATTCCAGGAAAAGCTAACAAATGGCTTGCTTCAATGGCTTGGCGAGTAGGTATTCATTTTCCTTTTACAGCTACTTTGTTGAAAGGAAATACGATAGAAGTAGGGATGCCTTTAAGAGAAGGGTATCAGCTTGATCAAATTGATAAAATAGAGGCATTATCTTATTTTGGATTAAGTAAAAATAACTCTACACTTTTAGTTTTCGGTGGATCTCAGGGAGCTTTAGCCATTAACAGATTGATGAGAAATTTAGCCAATACATGGAAGAATACACCTATTCAAATCATTCATATTACAGGAAGTATACAAGAAGCAGATGAACTTAAAATTTTTTATGCTAATTACCAAGTAAAAGCCTCTGTCAAAGCATTTGAAAAAAATATGCATTTAGCATGGCGTGCAGCAGAAGTATTTATAAGTCGTTCAGGAGCTTCTACAATTGCTGAAGCAATGGAATTTGAAGTGCCAGGGATTTTAATTCCTTATCCTCACGCAACAGATCATCATCAAGACAAAAATGCTGATTTTTTTGTTGATATTGTTAAGGGTGGAATAAAAATTGTTGAAGAGAAAGCTAAACCAGAAATTGTTCTTAAATCTATTCAACTGTTAATTGACCCTATAGCATTAGATAAAAGGAAAAGCGCTATCCATTCTTATAAATGTAGGCCAGATCGTACAACGCTTTGCGAGCTTGTTTTAGACACAAGCGAATTAAAAAGTTTACATAAAGCACCACAGAAAAGGAAATAA
- a CDS encoding acyl-CoA desaturase, whose amino-acid sequence MKIKEFNWGPTLFLTIYQTLLLLSLPFYFYFTPPSLGMIGISIILLYLTGLSITAGYHRFYSHRSYRTNSFVEMLLLFFGSMAGQGSALRWSFDHRLHHAHVDTDCDPYSIKKGFWYAHCLWILEKPKKIEAKVVPDLIKNRLVQFQHKYDFLCMLISNGIAFLVVGWFLDDYMGAFFLACWTRLFLLHHFTWFINSLAHTWGDRPFCQEQSAVNNYILALLTFGEGYHNYHHTFCNDYRNGIRWFHFDPTKWLIWTLSKCGLTKELKRMDSYTIQKRMVLERKRLLLGRVCNLWYVKKDELEKLVRELAEKLVVEFAEFNQLRVNYRLARKEGREPDQLKVFKQKLSILKKNLKSNWRLWKQLSRHILKLKPFESFPCPI is encoded by the coding sequence ATGAAAATTAAAGAATTTAATTGGGGACCGACACTCTTCTTAACGATTTATCAGACTCTTCTTCTCCTTTCTTTACCCTTTTACTTCTACTTTACTCCCCCTTCTTTAGGAATGATTGGAATATCAATCATTTTACTTTATTTAACCGGTTTAAGTATTACAGCAGGTTATCACCGATTTTATTCACATCGAAGCTATCGAACAAATTCTTTTGTGGAAATGCTTCTCTTATTTTTTGGTTCAATGGCTGGTCAGGGAAGTGCTCTAAGATGGTCATTTGATCATCGCTTGCATCATGCCCACGTCGATACAGATTGTGACCCTTATTCTATAAAAAAGGGGTTTTGGTATGCTCATTGCCTATGGATTTTAGAAAAGCCTAAAAAAATTGAAGCTAAAGTTGTGCCCGATTTAATAAAAAATCGTCTTGTTCAATTTCAACATAAATATGATTTCCTTTGTATGCTCATAAGTAATGGAATTGCTTTTTTAGTTGTCGGTTGGTTTTTAGATGATTATATGGGAGCTTTTTTTCTAGCTTGCTGGACACGTTTATTTCTTCTTCATCACTTTACGTGGTTTATCAATTCACTTGCTCACACCTGGGGTGATCGCCCATTTTGCCAAGAGCAATCAGCGGTCAACAATTATATTTTGGCCCTATTAACTTTTGGTGAAGGTTATCATAACTATCACCATACTTTCTGTAATGATTACCGAAATGGAATTCGCTGGTTTCATTTTGACCCCACAAAATGGCTCATTTGGACACTTAGCAAATGTGGTTTGACTAAAGAGCTGAAACGGATGGATTCTTATACCATCCAAAAAAGAATGGTTCTTGAAAGAAAAAGGTTATTACTAGGTCGCGTTTGCAACTTATGGTATGTAAAAAAAGATGAACTTGAAAAACTTGTTCGCGAACTAGCTGAAAAATTAGTTGTAGAATTTGCTGAATTTAACCAATTGCGAGTTAACTACCGGCTTGCTCGAAAAGAAGGGCGAGAACCAGATCAATTAAAGGTTTTTAAACAAAAATTGTCTATCCTCAAAAAAAATCTTAAAAGCAATTGGCGGTTATGGAAACAACTCTCTCGTCATATTTTAAAACTCAAACCTTTTGAGTCCTTTCCCTGCCCTATTTAA
- the murC gene encoding UDP-N-acetylmuramate--L-alanine ligase, with protein sequence MRGHYHFIGIGGIGMSGLARILLQQNLSVSGSDIAFNYTIEGLIKSGATIYKGHSPSYITSGSTVIYSSDIKTDNPEYLAAKNLQCSLLHRAELLALLTRQKKSLAVTGTHGKTTTSSLLATTLLEANCDSSFAVGGIIPQFQSNAKHGLGDLFVFEADESDRSFLKYFPYGAIVTNIDNDHLNSYENSEDVLIQSFQQFTSQISSPNHLFWCGDDTHLKFLNGIGQSYGFGEHCNWRISNVFQKDFNLEFDLEGNEKKYPSIKLNLIGRHNLLNGAAVFGLAMSLNISEASIRHTFERFCGVLRRCEYKGEFENTIFLDDYAHHPTEIQTTLEGIRKAIKSKRLIAVFQPHRFSRIKDCLGMYGKIFNNADEVFVTDVYGAGETPIEGISQQQIIQEISENSSVPVKYVPRTALGHKLSEFIQPLDVIVTLGAGDVTKVASETLSLLENGKRF encoded by the coding sequence ATGAGAGGGCATTATCATTTCATTGGAATCGGTGGAATAGGAATGAGCGGGCTTGCGCGAATTCTACTTCAACAAAATCTGAGTGTGTCAGGTAGTGATATTGCTTTTAACTACACTATTGAAGGATTAATTAAATCTGGTGCGACTATTTATAAAGGACATTCTCCTTCTTATATTACTTCAGGGTCTACTGTGATTTACAGTAGTGATATAAAAACTGATAATCCTGAATACCTTGCAGCAAAAAATTTGCAATGTTCTTTACTTCATCGTGCTGAATTATTAGCCCTTTTAACAAGACAAAAAAAATCATTAGCTGTTACTGGAACTCATGGTAAAACGACAACATCCTCTCTTTTAGCAACAACTCTTTTAGAAGCAAATTGCGATTCTTCTTTTGCCGTTGGTGGGATAATCCCTCAATTTCAAAGTAATGCAAAACATGGTTTAGGTGATTTATTTGTTTTTGAGGCCGACGAAAGTGATCGAAGCTTTTTAAAGTATTTTCCCTACGGAGCTATTGTGACCAATATCGATAACGATCATTTAAACTCCTATGAAAATTCTGAAGATGTATTAATACAATCTTTTCAGCAGTTTACTTCCCAAATTTCTTCCCCCAATCACCTTTTTTGGTGTGGAGATGATACTCATTTAAAATTTCTCAATGGTATTGGGCAAAGTTATGGCTTTGGAGAGCATTGCAATTGGAGAATTTCTAATGTTTTTCAAAAAGATTTCAATCTTGAATTTGATTTAGAAGGCAATGAAAAAAAGTATCCATCCATTAAATTAAATTTAATTGGCCGACATAATCTTCTCAATGGTGCTGCAGTATTTGGATTAGCAATGTCTTTAAATATTTCTGAAGCTTCGATTAGGCACACATTTGAAAGATTTTGTGGGGTATTAAGGCGATGTGAGTATAAGGGAGAGTTTGAAAACACTATTTTTTTAGATGATTATGCACACCATCCAACAGAAATTCAAACCACCTTAGAGGGAATTCGAAAAGCTATTAAATCGAAAAGGCTGATTGCTGTTTTTCAACCTCATCGCTTTTCTCGTATAAAGGATTGTTTAGGAATGTATGGAAAAATTTTTAATAATGCCGATGAAGTGTTTGTAACAGATGTTTATGGGGCAGGAGAAACGCCTATTGAGGGAATATCTCAACAACAAATTATCCAGGAAATTTCTGAGAACTCTAGTGTTCCAGTCAAATATGTTCCTCGAACGGCGTTAGGACATAAACTTAGTGAATTTATTCAACCTCTCGATGTCATTGTGACTCTCGGGGCTGGAGATGTCACAAAAGTGGCTAGCGAAACACTAAGCTTGCTTGAAAATGGAAAGCGCTTTTAA
- a CDS encoding UDP-N-acetylmuramoyl-tripeptide--D-alanyl-D-alanine ligase: MRIMTLKQIAKILNSSLPEVEGVVKGFCVDSRLTKKNEVFVALRGEHVDGHAYLNEVKQKGALAAIVDQNYQGPVFGMHLFRTENPLLALQMLAQKCLEKTSRVVAVTGSIGKTTTKEFIKTLLEQRYVTAASQGNSNSQVGLPLTVLNHTTGTEDILVLEMGMTEPGQLSTLVNIAHPEVSVLTTAALVHACRFETLKDIALTKAEIFSHSHTRLGVVDREIEAYETIAQIGECKKISFSTVSSRADYHLETVNEEVRLKTEGQSISLGKMCLPGKHNLHNLLAAIAVARYFELTWNEIKQAIPFLKLPERRLQFVQKEGVYFLNDSYNASELSVKSALETLPNATGKGYKIAVLGSMMELGHFSDECHQRVGEFALNYVDKMYCLGAECLPIVEVWKKANRPVELFMERSELISTLKKNLKPADVVLLKGSRSKELWKILEEL; the protein is encoded by the coding sequence ATGAGAATAATGACTTTAAAACAGATTGCTAAAATCTTGAATTCCTCTTTGCCTGAAGTAGAGGGTGTAGTTAAAGGATTTTGTGTAGATAGTCGGCTAACAAAAAAAAATGAGGTTTTTGTCGCTTTAAGGGGAGAGCATGTAGATGGGCACGCCTATTTGAATGAAGTGAAGCAAAAAGGAGCCTTAGCGGCAATCGTCGATCAAAATTATCAAGGGCCTGTATTTGGGATGCATTTATTTCGAACAGAAAATCCTTTACTAGCTCTCCAAATGCTAGCTCAAAAATGTCTTGAAAAAACGAGCCGTGTTGTAGCTGTAACAGGTTCAATAGGGAAAACAACCACAAAAGAGTTTATTAAAACACTTTTAGAGCAGAGATATGTCACTGCTGCTTCCCAGGGAAATAGCAATTCACAGGTAGGTCTTCCTTTAACTGTATTAAATCATACGACTGGGACGGAAGATATCTTAGTTTTAGAAATGGGAATGACAGAACCTGGGCAGCTGAGTACATTAGTCAATATTGCTCATCCAGAAGTGTCTGTATTGACAACAGCTGCTTTAGTCCATGCTTGTCGCTTTGAAACATTAAAAGATATCGCTTTAACAAAAGCAGAAATATTCTCTCATTCGCATACTCGATTAGGTGTGGTTGATCGAGAGATAGAAGCTTATGAAACAATTGCTCAAATAGGAGAATGCAAAAAAATATCCTTTTCGACAGTAAGCTCTAGGGCTGATTATCATTTAGAAACTGTTAATGAAGAAGTTAGATTAAAAACTGAAGGACAGAGTATTTCTCTTGGTAAAATGTGTTTGCCAGGTAAACACAATCTTCACAACTTACTTGCTGCGATTGCTGTTGCGAGGTATTTCGAGCTAACTTGGAATGAAATTAAACAAGCTATCCCTTTTCTTAAATTACCCGAGAGGCGCCTACAATTCGTTCAAAAAGAGGGTGTTTATTTTTTAAATGATTCTTATAATGCTTCGGAATTATCGGTCAAATCTGCCTTAGAAACGCTGCCAAATGCAACGGGAAAAGGTTATAAAATTGCTGTTTTAGGTAGTATGATGGAGCTTGGACATTTTTCAGATGAATGTCACCAACGTGTTGGTGAGTTTGCTTTAAATTATGTGGATAAAATGTACTGTCTTGGTGCTGAGTGTTTACCTATTGTTGAGGTTTGGAAAAAAGCAAATCGACCTGTTGAATTATTTATGGAACGTTCTGAGCTAATTTCAACTTTAAAAAAAAACTTAAAACCCGCCGATGTTGTTTTATTGAAAGGATCTAGATCCAAAGAGTTGTGGAAAATATTAGAAGAACTGTAA
- a CDS encoding cell division protein FtsQ/DivIB: MVSKSYPNPEIPFKRACLWILLSSLLISGSALMGWLYYQSAKEKRLHGGQYQIVAIVQETPHQESLKTGYLAELLELSLDQPANLYQFDSFEGEKKLLKSPLIKKVSIKKIRPGTLYIQYEMRSPIAYVGDYSNTAIDEDGILFPFRPFFTPKSIPTFYLGLSEHEGKWGVALQNLDRLQLARNVLKIFKDVATREIAVKQIDVAEAYADSYGQRQIVVKLEDRKDFLSRHISAETLLRLNPEHYKQNIVNFFSLDKVLNVKSRTNNGMTIIDLRVPHLAFYSQDEK, encoded by the coding sequence ATGGTTTCTAAATCTTACCCTAACCCAGAAATTCCTTTTAAACGAGCCTGTTTATGGATTTTACTTTCTTCTTTACTAATTTCAGGATCGGCATTGATGGGATGGTTGTATTATCAGTCGGCCAAGGAAAAAAGATTGCACGGCGGACAGTATCAAATTGTCGCTATTGTTCAAGAGACTCCTCACCAAGAAAGTTTGAAAACGGGATATTTAGCAGAACTTTTAGAATTATCTTTAGATCAGCCTGCAAATCTTTACCAGTTTGATAGTTTTGAAGGAGAAAAAAAGCTTTTAAAAAGCCCTTTAATTAAAAAAGTTTCTATTAAAAAAATACGCCCTGGTACTTTATATATTCAATATGAAATGAGAAGCCCTATTGCTTATGTTGGAGATTATTCTAATACGGCAATTGATGAAGATGGAATTTTATTTCCTTTTCGTCCTTTTTTTACTCCCAAATCTATCCCTACCTTTTATTTAGGATTAAGTGAGCATGAAGGAAAATGGGGGGTGGCTTTGCAAAATTTAGATCGTTTACAGTTAGCTCGAAATGTATTAAAAATATTTAAAGATGTGGCAACCAGGGAGATTGCAGTCAAACAAATAGACGTGGCTGAGGCTTATGCTGACAGTTATGGACAGCGCCAAATAGTTGTTAAATTGGAAGATCGAAAAGACTTTTTATCTCGACATATCTCGGCAGAAACCCTTTTGAGATTGAATCCAGAGCATTATAAACAAAATATTGTGAATTTTTTTTCGTTAGATAAAGTTTTAAATGTTAAAAGTAGAACAAATAATGGGATGACAATTATCGATTTACGAGTTCCTCATCTTGCTTTTTATTCCCAAGATGAAAAATAA
- a CDS encoding LysM peptidoglycan-binding domain-containing protein yields the protein MTRKDTILIAVVINAGLLAILFATAIIYDTEKVLEQSEFNSSLAEAKEIPLTDPANHLVATGPVIVDEVDNVLKYYSQPSYSLKIDPSDSYNPESIVVQASPSEDDEPISEFSPNFKGNFVEITVKKGDVLEKIARANGTTINAIKKANNLPNEKLSIGQVLKIPLNQVQGAIAAKSEISKKDLEQIENNQNSSEAVYYIVKSGDNPWKIAKQFNVKYEDILRLNQLDEEKARNLKIGDRIRVK from the coding sequence ATGACAAGAAAGGATACGATACTGATTGCTGTCGTTATCAATGCTGGATTGTTAGCGATTTTATTTGCGACAGCTATCATTTATGATACTGAAAAAGTGCTGGAGCAAAGCGAATTCAATTCTTCTTTAGCGGAGGCTAAAGAAATTCCTTTAACTGATCCGGCTAATCATCTAGTCGCGACCGGACCAGTTATTGTGGACGAAGTTGATAATGTTTTAAAGTATTATTCTCAACCTTCTTATTCATTAAAAATTGATCCTTCTGATTCTTATAATCCTGAATCTATCGTTGTTCAGGCGAGTCCTTCTGAAGACGATGAGCCAATATCTGAATTTTCACCTAATTTTAAAGGTAATTTTGTTGAAATAACCGTTAAAAAAGGAGATGTATTAGAAAAGATTGCTCGTGCTAATGGGACAACGATTAATGCGATTAAGAAAGCAAATAACCTTCCCAACGAAAAGTTGTCAATAGGTCAAGTTTTAAAAATTCCTTTGAATCAAGTTCAAGGGGCAATTGCAGCAAAAAGTGAAATATCTAAAAAGGATTTAGAGCAAATAGAAAATAATCAAAACTCATCCGAAGCTGTTTATTATATTGTTAAGAGCGGAGATAATCCTTGGAAAATTGCTAAACAATTTAATGTGAAATATGAGGATATTTTAAGGCTAAATCAATTAGATGAAGAAAAGGCTAGAAATTTGAAGATTGGGGATCGCATTCGCGTTAAGTAG